In the Streptomyces sp. NBC_00525 genome, one interval contains:
- a CDS encoding DUF4442 domain-containing protein: MTAGEMLAATVPMVRTLNLEFLETTAERAVIRMPDQPDYHNHVGGPHAGAMFTLAESASGAIVIAAFGDQLSRAVPLAVRAEIGYKKLAMGEVTATATLGRPAAEVVAELDAGERPEFPVTVEIRRADGAVTGEMTVIWTLRPHS, translated from the coding sequence ATGACCGCCGGCGAGATGCTCGCCGCGACCGTGCCGATGGTCCGCACCCTCAACCTGGAATTCCTGGAGACCACCGCCGAGCGCGCGGTGATCCGCATGCCGGACCAGCCCGACTACCACAACCACGTCGGCGGACCCCACGCCGGAGCCATGTTCACGCTGGCCGAGTCCGCGAGCGGCGCCATCGTCATCGCCGCGTTCGGCGACCAGCTCTCCCGCGCCGTGCCGCTCGCGGTGCGCGCCGAGATCGGCTACAAGAAGCTGGCCATGGGCGAGGTCACCGCGACCGCCACCCTCGGCCGCCCCGCCGCCGAGGTCGTCGCCGAACTCGACGCGGGCGAGCGCCCCGAGTTCCCCGTCACGGTGGAGATCCGGCGCGCGGACGGCGCGGTGACCGGCGAGATGACGGTGATCTGGACGCTGCGCCCCCACTCCTGA
- a CDS encoding TVP38/TMEM64 family protein, which produces MLDAVPATRPSPGLAVRCTRVLLSPWSRFSLLVAVLVAAATAMLLLEPQRLVTSGRIGELSGGATAVVLFGLAYGVCTVAFVPRPLLNLAAGALFGAQAGLAAALGGTVLGAGISFLLGRVLGQDALRTLVRGRWLRAADGQLSRHGFRSMLALRLFPGVPFAAANYCAAVSRMSYPAFLVATGLGSIPNTAAYVVAGSEASSPTSPAFLAAMGFIVLTGAGAMVVAWRRRHRLGG; this is translated from the coding sequence ATGCTCGACGCCGTCCCCGCCACCCGGCCCTCCCCCGGCCTCGCCGTGCGCTGCACGCGGGTGCTGCTCTCGCCGTGGTCCCGGTTCTCGCTGCTGGTCGCCGTACTGGTGGCCGCGGCGACGGCGATGCTGCTGCTGGAGCCGCAGCGGCTGGTGACGTCCGGCCGGATCGGGGAGCTGAGCGGCGGTGCCACCGCGGTGGTGCTGTTCGGTCTCGCGTACGGGGTCTGCACGGTGGCGTTCGTGCCGCGTCCGCTGCTGAACCTCGCGGCGGGTGCGCTGTTCGGCGCGCAGGCGGGTCTCGCGGCGGCCCTCGGCGGTACGGTGCTGGGCGCGGGGATCTCGTTCCTGCTGGGCCGGGTCCTGGGCCAGGACGCGTTGCGCACGCTGGTGCGGGGGCGCTGGCTGCGGGCGGCGGACGGGCAGCTGAGCCGGCACGGCTTCCGCTCGATGCTGGCGCTGCGGCTGTTCCCCGGTGTGCCGTTCGCCGCCGCCAACTACTGCGCGGCCGTCTCCCGCATGAGCTATCCGGCGTTCCTGGTGGCGACCGGCCTGGGGTCGATCCCGAACACGGCCGCGTACGTCGTGGCGGGCAGTGAGGCGTCGTCGCCGACCTCGCCGGCGTTCCTCGCGGCGATGGGGTTCATCGTGCTGACGGGGGCCGGTGCGATGGTGGTCGCCTGGCGGCGCCGCCACCGGCTGGGCGGCTGA
- a CDS encoding spermidine synthase, translating into MNEPIPVIRAVDHGTARLLPDVDRERAWLLTVDGAPQSYVDLDAPEHLEFEYARRLGHVVDCAAVPGEPLDVLHLGGGGLTLPRYVAATRPGSRQDVADADRALLELVAAHLPLPADSGVTVHAADARARLEETAPGSLDLLVADVFGGSRVPAHLTSVPYARAASRALRPDGVYAANLADGPPFGFLRSQLATFAAVFDELALIAEPGVLRGRRFGNVVLVASRAPLDTAALARRCAADAFAARVEHGAALAAFMKGARPVGDEDAVASPEPPEGAFRIG; encoded by the coding sequence GTGAACGAGCCCATCCCCGTCATCCGCGCCGTCGACCACGGCACCGCCCGGCTGCTCCCCGACGTGGACCGCGAACGGGCCTGGCTGCTCACGGTCGACGGCGCACCCCAGTCGTACGTCGATCTGGACGCGCCGGAGCATCTGGAGTTCGAGTACGCCCGGCGGCTCGGCCATGTCGTGGACTGCGCGGCGGTACCGGGCGAACCGCTGGACGTCCTGCACCTGGGCGGCGGCGGGCTCACCCTGCCCCGCTACGTCGCGGCCACCCGCCCCGGCTCCCGGCAGGACGTGGCGGACGCCGACCGGGCCCTGCTCGAACTGGTCGCCGCACACCTGCCGCTGCCCGCCGACAGCGGGGTCACCGTGCACGCGGCGGACGCCCGCGCCCGGCTGGAGGAGACCGCCCCAGGCTCCCTCGACCTGCTCGTCGCGGACGTCTTCGGCGGCTCACGGGTGCCCGCCCACCTCACCTCCGTGCCCTACGCCCGCGCGGCGTCCCGCGCGCTGCGCCCGGACGGCGTCTACGCCGCCAACCTGGCGGACGGACCGCCCTTCGGCTTCCTGCGCTCGCAGCTGGCGACCTTCGCGGCCGTCTTCGACGAGCTGGCGCTGATCGCGGAGCCGGGTGTGCTGCGCGGCCGGCGCTTCGGCAACGTCGTCCTCGTCGCCTCCCGAGCCCCGCTGGACACGGCGGCCCTCGCCCGGCGGTGCGCGGCCGACGCCTTCGCGGCGCGGGTCGAGCACGGCGCGGCGCTGGCCGCGTTCATGAAGGGGGCCCGGCCGGTGGGCGACGAGGACGCGGTGGCCTCACCCGAGCCGCCCGAGGGCGCCTTCCGGATCGGCTGA
- a CDS encoding DedA family protein produces the protein MHIQEWLETVPAISVYLLVGIVIGLESLGIPLPGEIVLVSAALLAAGHDGVNPWILGACATAGAVIGDSIGYAIGRKGGRPLLAWLGGKFPRHFGDSQIALAERSFQKWGMWAVFFGRFVALLRIFAGPLAGVLHMPYWKFLVANVLGGITWAGGTTAVIYSVGVVAEAWLKRFSYLGLGIAVLIGLSSMLILKNRAKKAAAHCATTAEPAPAAD, from the coding sequence TTGCACATCCAGGAGTGGCTGGAGACCGTCCCCGCGATCAGCGTCTACCTCCTGGTGGGCATCGTCATCGGACTGGAGAGCCTCGGCATCCCGTTGCCCGGTGAGATCGTCCTGGTCAGCGCGGCGCTCCTGGCCGCCGGCCACGACGGCGTCAACCCCTGGATTCTGGGCGCCTGCGCCACCGCGGGCGCCGTGATCGGCGACTCGATCGGCTACGCCATCGGCCGCAAGGGCGGCCGCCCGCTGCTGGCCTGGCTCGGCGGGAAGTTCCCCCGCCACTTCGGCGACAGCCAGATCGCCCTGGCCGAGCGCTCCTTCCAGAAGTGGGGCATGTGGGCCGTGTTCTTCGGCCGCTTCGTCGCCCTGCTGCGCATCTTCGCCGGACCGCTGGCCGGTGTGCTGCACATGCCGTACTGGAAGTTCCTCGTCGCCAATGTGCTCGGCGGGATCACCTGGGCGGGCGGCACCACGGCCGTCATCTACTCCGTGGGCGTCGTCGCAGAGGCCTGGCTCAAGCGGTTCTCCTACCTGGGCCTGGGCATCGCCGTCCTGATCGGCCTCTCCTCGATGCTGATCCTCAAGAACCGCGCCAAGAAGGCCGCCGCCCACTGTGCGACCACCGCCGAACCGGCCCCGGCCGCCGACTGA
- a CDS encoding universal stress protein, which produces MSGTELPVIAAVDGSTHSLEALDWAAREAVARALPLLIVHVRQLDRRADQAAQEREAGELLASAVRRADRIAPGLRPTTLAPLDFPAAALVSLSRDASLVVLGSRGLGGFRSLMLGSNSLATASMAKCPVVIVHGGRDGEEPGGGPDEVFPDIVAGVAADESSEGVLDFAFETAAAHPGARLRIVHGWTMFSSMLSGGPVFDRNAAADAAERSLAELTAGRRAAYPQVEVMKEPVNGSATRTLVTASATASLTVVGRRRGGESLGLGLSPVAHTTLTHAMGPVAVVPC; this is translated from the coding sequence ATGAGCGGCACCGAGCTTCCCGTGATCGCGGCGGTCGACGGCTCCACGCACAGTCTGGAGGCCCTGGACTGGGCGGCCCGCGAGGCCGTCGCACGCGCCCTGCCCCTGCTGATCGTGCATGTGCGACAGCTCGACCGGCGCGCCGACCAGGCCGCGCAGGAGCGGGAGGCGGGTGAACTGCTGGCCTCCGCGGTGCGCCGGGCGGACCGGATCGCGCCGGGGCTGCGGCCCACCACGCTGGCCCCGCTCGACTTCCCCGCCGCCGCGCTGGTCTCGCTGAGCCGGGACGCCTCGCTGGTGGTGCTCGGTTCGCGGGGGCTCGGCGGGTTCCGGTCCCTGATGCTCGGGTCCAACAGCCTGGCGACGGCGTCGATGGCGAAGTGCCCGGTGGTGATCGTGCACGGCGGCCGGGACGGCGAGGAGCCCGGCGGCGGCCCGGACGAGGTCTTCCCGGACATCGTCGCGGGGGTGGCCGCCGACGAGAGCAGCGAAGGGGTGCTGGACTTCGCGTTCGAGACGGCGGCGGCGCATCCCGGCGCCCGGCTGCGGATCGTGCACGGCTGGACGATGTTCTCCTCGATGCTGTCCGGCGGGCCCGTGTTCGACCGGAACGCGGCGGCGGACGCGGCCGAACGCTCGCTGGCGGAGCTGACCGCCGGCCGGCGGGCCGCGTACCCGCAGGTCGAGGTCATGAAGGAGCCGGTCAACGGCTCCGCGACCCGCACCCTGGTCACCGCGTCCGCCACCGCCTCGCTGACGGTGGTCGGGCGGCGGCGGGGCGGCGAGTCGCTCGGGCTCGGGCTGTCGCCGGTCGCGCACACGACGCTGACGCACGCGATGGGTCCGGTGGCCGTCGTCCCCTGCTGA
- a CDS encoding undecaprenyl-diphosphate phosphatase → MSWFESFVLGLVQGLTEFLPISSSAHLRLTAAFADWQDPGAAFTAITQIGTEAAVLIYFRKDIARIVSAWFRSLTDRSMRGDHDAKMGWLVIVGSIPIGVLGLTFQDQIEGPFRDLRLIATTLIGMGIVLGVADRLAARDEKGGRHRAGKERKTLRELGVKDGLIYGFCQAMALVPGVSRSGATISGGLLMGYTREAAARYSFLLAVPAVLASGVFELKDAGEGHVAWGPTIFATFIAFGVGYAVIAWFMRFITTKSFMPFVIYRIILGVVIFALVGTDTLSPHAGESGG, encoded by the coding sequence ATGAGCTGGTTCGAATCGTTCGTCCTCGGCCTCGTCCAGGGACTGACCGAGTTCCTGCCGATCTCCTCCAGCGCGCATCTGCGGCTGACCGCCGCGTTCGCCGACTGGCAAGACCCGGGCGCGGCCTTCACCGCGATCACCCAGATCGGCACGGAGGCCGCGGTCCTCATCTACTTCCGCAAGGACATCGCCCGGATCGTCTCGGCGTGGTTCAGGTCGCTGACGGACCGTTCGATGCGTGGTGACCACGATGCCAAGATGGGCTGGCTGGTCATCGTGGGCTCGATTCCGATCGGTGTGCTCGGGCTGACCTTCCAGGACCAGATCGAGGGCCCGTTCCGCGATCTGCGGCTGATCGCCACCACGCTGATCGGGATGGGCATCGTCCTGGGTGTCGCGGACCGGCTGGCCGCGCGCGACGAGAAGGGCGGCAGGCACCGGGCCGGCAAGGAACGCAAGACCCTGCGCGAACTGGGTGTCAAGGACGGCCTGATCTACGGCTTCTGCCAGGCGATGGCCCTGGTTCCGGGCGTCTCGCGGTCCGGCGCCACGATCAGCGGCGGTCTGCTGATGGGCTACACCCGCGAGGCGGCGGCACGCTACTCGTTCCTGCTGGCGGTCCCCGCGGTGCTCGCCTCGGGCGTCTTCGAGCTGAAGGACGCGGGCGAGGGGCATGTCGCCTGGGGACCGACGATCTTCGCGACGTTCATCGCCTTCGGCGTCGGCTACGCGGTCATCGCATGGTTTATGCGTTTTATTACCACCAAGTCCTTCATGCCGTTCGTGATCTACCGGATCATCCTCGGCGTGGTGATCTTCGCGTTGGTGGGCACCGACACGCTCAGTCCGCACGCGGGCGAGTCGGGCGGCTGA
- the tuf gene encoding elongation factor Tu — protein MPKTAYVRTKPHLNIGTMGHVDHGKTTLTAAITKVLSDRGTGSFVPFDRIDRAPEEARRGITINISHVEYETDTRHYAHIDMPGHADYIKNMVTGAAQLDGAILVVSALDGIMPQTAEHVLLARQVGVDHIVVALNKADAGDPELTDLVELEVRELLTAHGYGGDAAPVVRVSGLRALEGDPRWTGAVEALLDAVDTYVPTPVRYTDAPFLLPVENVLTITGRGTVVTGAVERGTVRVGDRVAVLGADTETVVTGLETFGKPMESAEAGDNVALLLRGIERDRVRRGHVVAAPGSVTPSRRFTARVYVLSGREGGRTTPVATGYRPQFYIRTADVVGDVDLGEAGIARPGETVTLTVELGRDIPLEPGLGFAIREGGRTVGAGTVSELL, from the coding sequence ATGCCCAAGACGGCATACGTGCGGACCAAGCCCCACCTCAACATCGGCACCATGGGCCACGTCGACCACGGCAAGACGACCCTGACCGCCGCCATCACCAAGGTGCTCAGCGACCGCGGCACCGGCTCCTTCGTGCCCTTCGACCGCATCGACCGGGCCCCCGAGGAGGCCCGGCGCGGCATCACCATCAACATCTCGCACGTCGAGTACGAGACCGACACCCGGCACTACGCCCACATCGACATGCCCGGCCACGCCGACTACATCAAGAACATGGTCACCGGGGCCGCCCAGCTCGACGGCGCGATCCTCGTCGTCTCCGCGCTCGACGGGATCATGCCGCAGACCGCCGAGCACGTGCTGCTCGCCCGTCAGGTGGGCGTCGACCACATCGTCGTCGCGCTCAACAAGGCGGACGCCGGCGACCCCGAACTCACCGACCTCGTCGAGCTGGAGGTGCGCGAACTGCTCACCGCGCACGGCTACGGAGGCGACGCGGCGCCCGTCGTACGCGTCTCCGGCCTGCGGGCGCTGGAGGGCGACCCGCGCTGGACAGGGGCCGTGGAGGCGCTGCTCGACGCCGTGGACACCTATGTGCCGACGCCGGTCCGCTACACCGACGCGCCGTTCCTGCTACCGGTGGAGAACGTCCTGACCATCACCGGCCGGGGCACCGTCGTCACCGGCGCCGTGGAGCGCGGCACCGTCCGGGTCGGCGACCGGGTCGCCGTGCTCGGCGCCGACACCGAGACCGTCGTGACCGGCCTGGAGACCTTCGGCAAGCCGATGGAGTCCGCCGAGGCCGGCGACAACGTCGCGCTGCTGCTTCGCGGCATCGAGCGCGACCGGGTGCGCCGCGGCCATGTCGTCGCGGCGCCGGGCAGCGTCACCCCGAGCCGGCGCTTCACCGCGCGGGTGTACGTCCTGTCGGGGCGCGAGGGCGGCCGCACCACCCCGGTCGCCACCGGATACCGGCCGCAGTTCTACATCCGCACCGCCGACGTGGTCGGCGACGTGGACCTCGGCGAGGCGGGCATCGCCCGACCCGGTGAGACGGTCACCCTGACCGTCGAACTGGGCCGGGACATCCCGCTGGAGCCCGGCCTCGGCTTCGCGATCCGCGAGGGCGGCCGCACGGTCGGCGCGGGCACCGTCTCGGAGCTGCTCTGA
- a CDS encoding MFS transporter, translated as MTDAAAPAPRSTRPVPASRNYRLLTAASIITGLGTHGALIAAAFAVLQAGGSGGDVGLVAAARTVPLVLFLLIGGAIADRIPRHRVMVAANALNCVSQGLFALLVLAGDPRLWQMMVLTALCGTGQAFFSPAAEGMLMSSVSGEQASRAFALFRMSTQGAAIGGAALGGAMIAAMDPGWVLAVDAAAFAVAGALRAFLDVSHVPERAPGGGLLADLRDGWKEFTGRPWLWAIVAQFSVVVAAVGAAEAVYGPLVARDSLGGARPWGFALAAFGLGNLAGALLMMRWKPRRLLLAGTLCVFPLALPSAGLAVPLSATWLCVVMFVSGTAIEVFGVSWMTAMHQEIPEEKLSRVSAYDWFGSVAMVPVATALAGPVESLVGRGTALWGCSALIVLVTAAVLFVPDVRNLTRRTASVEVAAAPPAPPASADPEGALGRLG; from the coding sequence GTGACCGACGCAGCCGCCCCCGCTCCCCGCTCCACCCGGCCCGTTCCGGCGAGCCGCAACTACCGGCTGCTGACCGCCGCCTCGATCATCACCGGCCTGGGTACCCACGGCGCGCTGATCGCGGCGGCGTTCGCGGTTCTCCAGGCGGGCGGCAGCGGCGGTGACGTCGGTCTCGTCGCCGCCGCCCGGACCGTGCCGCTGGTCCTCTTCCTGCTGATCGGCGGGGCGATAGCGGACCGGATACCCCGGCACCGGGTGATGGTCGCGGCCAACGCCCTCAACTGCGTCTCGCAGGGCCTGTTCGCCCTGCTGGTCCTGGCGGGCGACCCGCGGCTGTGGCAGATGATGGTGCTCACCGCGCTGTGCGGCACCGGTCAGGCCTTCTTCAGCCCCGCCGCCGAGGGCATGCTGATGTCCAGCGTCAGCGGCGAGCAGGCGAGTCGCGCCTTCGCCCTCTTCCGGATGTCCACCCAGGGCGCCGCGATCGGCGGCGCGGCCCTGGGCGGCGCGATGATCGCGGCCATGGACCCCGGCTGGGTGCTCGCCGTGGACGCCGCCGCCTTCGCCGTCGCCGGTGCCCTGCGCGCCTTCCTCGACGTCAGCCACGTCCCGGAGCGGGCCCCCGGCGGCGGGCTGCTCGCGGACCTGCGGGACGGCTGGAAGGAGTTCACCGGCCGCCCCTGGCTGTGGGCCATCGTCGCGCAGTTCTCCGTCGTCGTGGCCGCGGTCGGCGCCGCCGAGGCCGTCTACGGGCCGCTGGTCGCCCGCGACTCGCTGGGCGGCGCCCGGCCCTGGGGCTTCGCGCTCGCCGCGTTCGGCCTGGGCAACCTGGCCGGGGCGCTGCTGATGATGCGGTGGAAGCCGCGCCGGCTGCTGCTGGCCGGCACGCTCTGCGTCTTCCCGCTGGCCCTGCCGTCGGCCGGGCTGGCCGTGCCGCTCTCGGCGACCTGGCTGTGCGTGGTGATGTTCGTCAGCGGTACGGCGATCGAGGTGTTCGGCGTCTCCTGGATGACGGCCATGCACCAGGAGATCCCCGAGGAGAAGCTGTCGCGCGTCTCGGCCTACGACTGGTTCGGCTCGGTCGCCATGGTGCCGGTCGCCACCGCCCTGGCCGGCCCCGTCGAGTCCCTGGTCGGGCGCGGCACGGCGCTGTGGGGCTGCTCCGCGCTGATCGTGCTCGTCACCGCGGCGGTGCTGTTCGTGCCGGACGTACGCAATCTGACCCGCCGGACCGCGTCCGTCGAGGTGGCCGCCGCCCCGCCCGCGCCGCCCGCGTCAGCCGATCCGGAAGGCGCCCTCGGGCGGCTCGGGTGA